Below is a genomic region from Streptomyces sp. RPA4-2.
CCTCATCCTGACGTTCTTCATCCTGCCCGCCATCCTGGAGGGGGCGAATCCGTTGGTCGTGGCGGTGGTCGGGGCGAGCGCCATCATGCTGATCGCGCTCTACATGTGCCACGGCCTGTCGGCCCGTACCTCGGTGGCCGTGCTCGGCACACTGCTCTCGCTGATCCTGATCGGTGTGCTCGGCTCGGTGTTCATCGGCTGGGCCGCCCTGACCGGCAACACCGACGACAACACCGGTCTGATCCACGGCCTGTATCCCTCCATCGACATGAGTGGTCTGCTGCTCGCGGGCGTGATCATCGGTTCGCTCGGTGTGCTCGACGATGTGACGGTGACGCAGACCTCGGCGGTCTGGGAGCTGCACGAGGCCAATCCCACCATGGGCCGGCGCGGCCTGTACCGAGCGGGCATCCGGATCGGCCGCGACCACATCGCGTCGGTCGTCAACACGCTCGTCCTGGCGTACGCGGGAGCCGCGCTGCCGCTGCTGTTGCTCTTCTCGATCGCGCAGAGCAGCGTCGGCGCGGTCGCCAACAGTGAACTGGTCGCCGAGGAGATCGTGCGCACCCTGGTCGGCTCGATCGGCCTGGTCGCCTCGGTCCCGGTCACCACCGCGCTGGCGGCCCTGGTGGTCTCCGCGGACCGCACCGGGACTCCGGGCCTCTCCACGACGGCCACAGGGCCCGTGGCGCCCGTACGGGAGCCCGTGGGGGCCCGGGGACCGGTCCGGGGCGGCAAGGGCCGTCGCCGCAAGCACTGAAGCCACCGCGCGCCCGCCCCGGGTGTGCAGAAGCGTTCCTCCACAGAGTGCGGAAGCGTTCCTCCGCGAAGGCGCGGGAACGTTCAGCCCGCGCTCTGCTCCTCCGCCAGGATGCGGTCCAGCGCCTCGTCGAGATGGGTGTCGAAATCCGCGAGGGAGCGCTCCTGCCCCAGCGGTACGAGCTTGTCGGTGCGATCGAGGAAGGCCACCAGCGGCGCCGCGCCGGACCGGAACAGAGCGTGGTCGCCGCCCACCTGAAGCCGGATCAGTACCTCGCCGAACGCGTCCGGATCGGCGGGCGCGATGTGCACATCGCCGTCGCCGCACGGCCG
It encodes:
- a CDS encoding SsgA family sporulation/cell division regulator; the protein is MRESVQAEVMMSFLVSEELSFRIPVELRYETCDPYAVRLTFHLPGDAPVTWAFGRELLIDGVGRPCGDGDVHIAPADPDAFGEVLIRLQVGGDHALFRSGAAPLVAFLDRTDKLVPLGQERSLADFDTHLDEALDRILAEEQSAG